Within the Pseudoxanthomonas sp. Root65 genome, the region CGGAATATGGCCGGCGTCGACGGCCTCGTCGTAGCCGAACACGTAATGGTCGAACACGTCCTTCCAGATGGCGCGCTCGTGCGGCGGAAGGTCGCGCAGGCTGGTGATCGCCAACATCAGCGCATTCATCGGCGTGTCCATCCACGCGGGCGAACGACGCCACCAGTAGTTCACCAGCACATTGAAGGGTTCCAGGCCCTCCATGTGATGCCACCACATGGAAGGAATGAACACGGCATCGCCGGGCGCGAGCACCGCAGTGCGTGCATGACGCATCGCTTCGGCAAAGCGGGGAAAGCGCTGCAGATCCGGCGCGGCGAAATCGACCAGGCTCACCGCCTGTCCCGCCGGCGTGTGATCGAGCGGACCGATGTAGAGGTTTTCCAACTGATCCGGCGGGAACAGCGTCACCCGTCGCCGACCCACCACCACGCAGGCCAGGTTGTCCGGCACGTCCTGGTGTGCCGCGATACGGCTGCGGTTGCCGATCCAGATGCTGGCCAACGGATCGCGCGCCCCCAGATCCATCGGATTCTCTGCGCGGAATCCTGGCAGGAAAGTATCCAGCGTGGTCGAGGCGATGTAGATCGAAGGCGGCGCGGACGTATCGAGATACTTGCGCAGGGTATCCAGCGCGACCGTCAGCGGCACCTCTTCGCGCCGGAAATTGAAACCGCTCAGGTCGTCGTTGTAGAAGACACGCCCGCCGGCCTCCGGTGGTGCCACCGTGGCGACGACGGGCATGCTGCCGTGGTCGAACCGCTTGAGATACGCGATCGCATCGTGCGCGGATGCGTGCGCCGCGCGCACGGCGGGCCATGCCGATGCCAGGCCGCGCAGCACCACGGGACGGCTCCCCGACAGCAACGATTCCGGTACGGCGGCGGGGTCGTACCCGCTCACCTCTTCGATGGCATCAGGCTGCGGCAGCACGACGTCGATTGGTCCGTTCGATCAGGTCGCGGAAGCGCGACATCGAGGCCAGCACCATGTAGATGGGCAACAGGTAGCCCTCGTGCGCCAGCCGTTCCAGCGCCGCGCCCGGCAATGCCTGCAGGCGCGCTTCGTCGATCGTGTGGAAGCCGGCCAGGCGATTATGCGAGCCGTCGTCCAGCTTCACGTCCAGTACGAACGACTCCAGCAGTCCGTGCTGCAACAACGCGTCGATGAAGGCGGGTGTGGCCATCACACCGTCATGCAGGGCCAGCAGCACGGACTTGACGCGCTCGAGGTATTCGGTGGCGACGCCATGGTCGTGGAAGAGCGTCTCACCGCCGTCCGTGGTGACGCGCGGATGCTCCAGGTCGACGTGCAGCAGGCGCTCCTCGCCCGAAACGCCGACGAGAAACGGCTGCCGCCGGATCGACAGCGGCACGTAGGTCGCATCCCAACGCGCGCCGTCGAGGAAGAGGTTGTCGCCATCCTCCAGTCCGAACAGCGCAAGCGGTACGAAGCGGCCCTCGCCATCGCGGGCGAACACGATCGGATAGTGCGCCTGCACGTCACGGAACTCGGCGGGGAACGTCAGCGCACGCATGACCGCATCGCCGAGTGCCGCGCCGTGTCCGGCGTGCACGCGCAGCGTGCGATGTTCGACGTTGTTCAACAGCACATGCTGGCTCATCGGCTCTCGCAGGCTATCTGTAATGAGAAGCGCAGCCCCCGGGCATCGTGCCCGAACGGATGGCACAAAGAAAGACGGAGCCGCCGGACACGCCGACGACTCCGCCCTGGATCACGCAGCAAGGATCAGAACTTGTACCGCAGACCGAACATGTAGCGCGGGCCGGTCTGGGTCGCGTACCGCACCATGTTCTCGTGACGGGCGTGGGTACGCATCGTCTCGTCGGTGAGGTTGATGCCTTCCAGGCTGAGGGTCAGCTGCGGCGTCACCTGGTAGCTGACGTTCATGTCGAACTGGCCGTAGGCTTCGGTGTAGTTCGGGTTGTTGCCCTGCCCGCCGACGCCGCTGAAGAACTCGTCGCGCCAGTTGTACGCCGCACGCACCTGCCACGGCCCCTTGTCGTAGAACGCCACCAGGTTGGCCGAATCGCTCAGGCCCGCCAGCGGATACTGGTCGCCCAGGTCGGTGTTGTCGAACGTCAGGCCCGAATCCACCTTGGTGTAGTTCGCCGCCAGGCCGAAGCCGCTCTCGCCGAACAGGTGCTGCACGTTGATCTCGAAGCCATCGAGCGTATCCGAGCGCTGGTTGGCCGGCACGGTGATGTTGAACCCGGCGATCGGATCGCCCGGCTGGCCGGTGATCGTGCCCGCCGCGACGTCGACGCCCGGATCGTTGGCATGGTTGGCGAAGATGTAGGTCCGGATGCAATCGCCGTCGGTCGGCAGGCAGCCGGCCGCCAGCGCGTTGTTCCAGTACGTGCCGCCCACCGGCGTA harbors:
- a CDS encoding SapC family protein, producing MSQHVLLNNVEHRTLRVHAGHGAALGDAVMRALTFPAEFRDVQAHYPIVFARDGEGRFVPLALFGLEDGDNLFLDGARWDATYVPLSIRRQPFLVGVSGEERLLHVDLEHPRVTTDGGETLFHDHGVATEYLERVKSVLLALHDGVMATPAFIDALLQHGLLESFVLDVKLDDGSHNRLAGFHTIDEARLQALPGAALERLAHEGYLLPIYMVLASMSRFRDLIERTNRRRAAAA
- a CDS encoding cupin-like domain-containing protein: MPQPDAIEEVSGYDPAAVPESLLSGSRPVVLRGLASAWPAVRAAHASAHDAIAYLKRFDHGSMPVVATVAPPEAGGRVFYNDDLSGFNFRREEVPLTVALDTLRKYLDTSAPPSIYIASTTLDTFLPGFRAENPMDLGARDPLASIWIGNRSRIAAHQDVPDNLACVVVGRRRVTLFPPDQLENLYIGPLDHTPAGQAVSLVDFAAPDLQRFPRFAEAMRHARTAVLAPGDAVFIPSMWWHHMEGLEPFNVLVNYWWRRSPAWMDTPMNALMLAITSLRDLPPHERAIWKDVFDHYVFGYDEAVDAGHIPESARRVLASLDEDRVRHLRALLVQRLNR